In Gossypium raimondii isolate GPD5lz chromosome 12, ASM2569854v1, whole genome shotgun sequence, a single window of DNA contains:
- the LOC105765060 gene encoding glutamate dehydrogenase 2 isoform X1, producing the protein MNALAATNRNFQLAARILGLDSKLHKSLLIPFREIKVECTVPRDDGSFVSYIGFRIQHDNARGPMKGGIRYHPEVDPDEVNALAQLMTWKTAVANLPYGGAKGGIGCNPRELTVSELQRVTRVFTQKIHDLIGIHRDVPAPDMGTNSQTMAWILDEYSKFHGYSPAVVTGKPIELGGSLGREAATGLGVVFATEFLLDEYGMSIANMKFAIQGFGNVGSWAASFIHQKGGKVVAVSDITGAVKNPNGIDIPALLKHKEKAYSLKDFEGGDAMDLNDVLVHECDVLIPCALGGVLNKENAADVKAKFIIEAANHPTDPEADEILSRKGVTILPDIYANSGGVTVSYFEWVQNIQGFMWEEEKVNYELKRYMKRAFNDIKAMCHTHNCNLRMGAFALGVNKVARATVLRGWEA; encoded by the exons ATGAATGCTCTTGCTGCAACTAACCGTAACTTTCAACTCGCAGCAAGGATACTTGGGTTGGACTCTAAGCTTCATAAAAGCCTTTTGATACCCTTCAGAGAAatcaaa GTTGAATGCACAGTTCCAAGAGATGATGGTTCTTTTGTCTCTTATATTGGGTTTAGAATCCAACATGACAATGCTCGTGGACCTATGAAAGGCGGAATTCGTTACCACCCTGAG GTTGATCCTGATGAGGTGAACGCACTTGCTCAGTTAATGACTTGGAAGACAGCTGTAGCAAATCTTCCATATGGTGGAGCGAAGGGTGGAATTGGTTGTAATCCTAGAGAGTTAACTGTAAGCGAACTACAACGAGTTACGCGCGTTTTCACTCAGAAGATCCATGATCTTATTGGAATTCATAGAGATGTTCCTGCACCTGACATGGGAACTAATTCACAG ACAATGGCATGGATTCTTGatgaatattcaaaatttcatggTTATTCACCTGCTGTTGTTACTGGAAAACCGATT GAGCTTGGGGGTTCACTAGGAAGAGAAGCTGCAACTGGACTGGGAGTTGTTTTTGCAACTGAGTTTCTTCTTGATGAATATGGAATGTCTATTGCTAATATGAAGTTTGCTATCCAG GGATTTGGTAATGTGGGTTCTTGGGCAGCAtcatttattcatcaaaaaGGTGGGAAGGTTGTTGCAGTTAGTGACATAACTGGTGCAGTAAAAAACCCAAACGGAATCGATATCCCAGCTTTACTGAAACACAAAGAGAAAGCTTATAGTTTGAAGGATTTTGAAGGTGGAGATGCCATGGATCTAAATGATGTGCTTGTTCATGAATGTGATGTTCTGATCCCCTGTGCATTAGGTGGAGTTCTTAACAA GGAAAATGCTGCTGATGTTAAGGCAAAGTTCATCATAGAAGCTGCAAATCATCCTACTGATCCAGAAGCAGATGAA ATTTTATCCAGGAAAGGAGTGACTATACTCCCAGACATATATGCAAATTCTGGTGGTGTGACTGTCAGTTACTTTGAATGGGTTCAG AACATTCAAGGATTTATGTGGGAAGAAGAAAAGGTCAACTATGAGCTTAAGAGGTACATGAAGAGAGCTTTCAATGACATCAAAGCAATGTGCCATACTCATAACTGCAACC
- the LOC105765060 gene encoding glutamate dehydrogenase 2 isoform X2, protein MVDPDEVNALAQLMTWKTAVANLPYGGAKGGIGCNPRELTVSELQRVTRVFTQKIHDLIGIHRDVPAPDMGTNSQTMAWILDEYSKFHGYSPAVVTGKPIELGGSLGREAATGLGVVFATEFLLDEYGMSIANMKFAIQGFGNVGSWAASFIHQKGGKVVAVSDITGAVKNPNGIDIPALLKHKEKAYSLKDFEGGDAMDLNDVLVHECDVLIPCALGGVLNKENAADVKAKFIIEAANHPTDPEADEILSRKGVTILPDIYANSGGVTVSYFEWVQNIQGFMWEEEKVNYELKRYMKRAFNDIKAMCHTHNCNLRMGAFALGVNKVARATVLRGWEA, encoded by the exons ATG GTTGATCCTGATGAGGTGAACGCACTTGCTCAGTTAATGACTTGGAAGACAGCTGTAGCAAATCTTCCATATGGTGGAGCGAAGGGTGGAATTGGTTGTAATCCTAGAGAGTTAACTGTAAGCGAACTACAACGAGTTACGCGCGTTTTCACTCAGAAGATCCATGATCTTATTGGAATTCATAGAGATGTTCCTGCACCTGACATGGGAACTAATTCACAG ACAATGGCATGGATTCTTGatgaatattcaaaatttcatggTTATTCACCTGCTGTTGTTACTGGAAAACCGATT GAGCTTGGGGGTTCACTAGGAAGAGAAGCTGCAACTGGACTGGGAGTTGTTTTTGCAACTGAGTTTCTTCTTGATGAATATGGAATGTCTATTGCTAATATGAAGTTTGCTATCCAG GGATTTGGTAATGTGGGTTCTTGGGCAGCAtcatttattcatcaaaaaGGTGGGAAGGTTGTTGCAGTTAGTGACATAACTGGTGCAGTAAAAAACCCAAACGGAATCGATATCCCAGCTTTACTGAAACACAAAGAGAAAGCTTATAGTTTGAAGGATTTTGAAGGTGGAGATGCCATGGATCTAAATGATGTGCTTGTTCATGAATGTGATGTTCTGATCCCCTGTGCATTAGGTGGAGTTCTTAACAA GGAAAATGCTGCTGATGTTAAGGCAAAGTTCATCATAGAAGCTGCAAATCATCCTACTGATCCAGAAGCAGATGAA ATTTTATCCAGGAAAGGAGTGACTATACTCCCAGACATATATGCAAATTCTGGTGGTGTGACTGTCAGTTACTTTGAATGGGTTCAG AACATTCAAGGATTTATGTGGGAAGAAGAAAAGGTCAACTATGAGCTTAAGAGGTACATGAAGAGAGCTTTCAATGACATCAAAGCAATGTGCCATACTCATAACTGCAACC